The Vigna unguiculata cultivar IT97K-499-35 chromosome 6, ASM411807v1, whole genome shotgun sequence genome contains a region encoding:
- the LOC114186998 gene encoding VQ motif-containing protein 4: MDSNHSISPRQQENQKPWQGLQSPKPVARSEPGSPYPTTFVQADTSSFKQVVQMLTGSSETAKQASSKPAANPTHSIPPMKSVPNKKQQFKLYERRTNSLKNNLNINPLTSFFSPRKPDMLSPSILDFPALVLSPVTPLIPDPFDRSNAPPSLDSEAEDKAIKEKGFFLHPSPASTPRDAEPRLLPLFPTTSPRASAPSPSSSTAAS; this comes from the coding sequence ATGGATTCCAATCATTCCATATCCCCGAGACAGCAAGAGAATCAGAAACCATGGCAGGGGCTGCAATCTCCGAAACCCGTGGCTAGATCCGAACCCGGGAGCCCGTACCCGACAACGTTCGTCCAAGCCGACACGTCGTCGTTCAAGCAAGTAGTCCAAATGCTGACAGGGTCCTCGGAGACAGCGAAACAAGCGTCCTCGAAACCCGCGGCGAACCCGACCCACAGCATCCCGCCCATGAAATCCGTTCCGAACAAGAAGCAACAGTTCAAGCTGTACGAGCGGAGGACGAACTCCCTGAAGAACAACCTCAACATCAACCCCCTCACCTCGTTTTTCTCGCCTCGCAAACCCGACATGCTCTCCCCCAGCATCCTCGACTTCCCCGCACTCGTCCTGAGCCCCGTAACGCCCCTCATACCCGACCCGTTCGACCGATCCAACGCGCCTCCTTCCCTGGACTCCGAAGCCGAAGATAAAGCCATCAAAGAGAAGGGTTTCTTCTTGCACCCCTCTCCCGCTTCTACCCCCAGAGACGCCGAACCCCGCTTGCTCCCTCTCTTCCCCACCACCTCTCCCAGAGCCTCagctccttctccttcttcttccaccGCCGCTTCTTGA
- the LOC114187303 gene encoding protein SMG7L yields MTSNLSLSPGIHKEDKVLSEVANYEKQLWAFMHSKGLLHSDTQDLYRKVRSGYEIKILSDLMLSELQDVEYSLWKLHYKHIDEFRKVIKKSSGNVERKISGRPQNHVVNRENDSHLKLFKIFLTEAIEFYQTLIVKLRKHFGVPVEALFYKKGWNYASVEPDVMQKCQYLCHRCLVCMGDLSRYKQQCENPDIQHHNWSVAATHYLEATRIWPDSGNPQNQLAVLATYIGDEFLALYHCIRSLAVKQPFPDAWNNLILLFEKCLSLLILQNRSSPLEFVTSEVSVDFMKPFCRIGEETKVQGKDDSSNCNKFEGKNNHFTKLWSLIVRTMSFFFISSSLEEFSIALASTIGGLDKMMELEDRELKTLLESYSQMDLARRGPFRAIQAVSIIIFSLTNLLGKSESEHKDERQLMQLALAAAFSLMGRFIERCLKASSLNHCPLLPSVLVFVEWCSSINDISATDQNSTRAISYFFYVFVQLLNQLKDDRKETKKHLDRSPLWEDYELRGFIPIAHSHVSLDFCGNWEHLDNFESGIELRTERIRAAAIKMASRSNTWQKWITYDNLGSKFQVVRPDEDHDKEETKNAESNSNNTKLEEHNRQSEKDTGGHGKWVREDNSSRSSTNGKSYVVEEEEVILFRPLTRYNSAPSHPSKSTVDQMSPKDKDNQSVQSNDCLRRASSLLMAQNPAQTHSDPWEFHDRILDLRTDRSFKQQESSTKESNAHTFSETLISAGPPSLNAWVLGRGTLSDYKNNGTNDLGGQRLQPIEEIASSSLVSLSINATENSVASSVDESSIYHYSPSATYSLPVPSAPLLPDNATWFTDAQSSLSPPLFPDNSDWSSTYVPRGYDPRFSVLSNGYPSLGRMTSSEWLRWYRENYKPETTNNYMLPTHLNTPGPVNFLYHDTYRFDQFDSWSNNNPLSSNQ; encoded by the exons ATGACAAGTAATCTATCCCTTTCTCCCGGAATTCATAAAGAAGATAAGGTTCTCTCAGAG GTTGCGAATTATGAAAAGCAGTTGTGGGCATTCATGCATTCTAAAGGACTTTTGCACTCTGATACTCAAGACTTGTACCGCAAGGTTCGGTCTGGTTATGAGATCAAAATCTTGAGTGATCTCATGCTTTCAGAACTTCAGGATGTTGAATATTCTCTGTGGAAGCTGCACTATAAGCATATTGATGAGTTTCGCAAAGTAATAAAGAAAAGCTCTGGTAACGTGGAGAGAAAAATATCAGGGAGGCCTCAAAATCATGTTGTGAATAGAGAAAATGATAGTCATTTAAAGCTATTTAAGATATTTCTGACAGAAGCTATTGAGTTTTACCAAACTTTGATTGTCAAACTCAGAAAACATTTTGGAGTCCCCGTGGAGGCTTTGTTTTATAAAAAGGGTTGGAATTATGCTTCTGTCGAACCAGATGTGATGCAGAAATGCCAGTATTTGTGTCATCGCTGCCTAGTTTGTATGGGGGATCTCTCCAGGTATAAGCAACAATGTGAAAACCCAGATATTCAACATCATAATTGGTCGGTTGCTGCCACACATTATTTGGAAGCGACAAGGATTTGGCCAGACAGTGGTAACCCACAAAATCAG TTGGCTGTACTGGCAACATATATTGGTGATGAATTTCTTGCTCTCTACCACTGTATAAGAAGTTTAGCAGTTAAACAACCTTTTCCTGATGCCTGGAACAACCTTATCTTGTTATTTGAGAAG TGTCTGTCTCTATTGATATTACAGAACAGATCATCTCCTCTGGAGTTTGTTACTAGCGAAGTCTCTGTAGATTTCATGAAACCTTTTTGCAGAATTGGTGAAGAGACCAAGGTGCAAGGCAAAGACGATAGCTCAAACTGCAACAAGTTTGAAGGCAAAAATAaccattttacaaaattatggTCACTTATCGTTAGAACAATGAGTTTCTTCTTCATATCGTCAAG TTTGGAGGAATTCTCTATCGCATTGGCATCAACAATTGGAGGGTTGGATAAAATGATGGAGCTAGAAGACAGAGAACTAAAGACCTTGTTGGAATCCTATAGTCAAATGGACTTAGCCAGAAGAGGTCCTTTCCGAGCCATACAAGCAGTTTCTATTATCATATTCTCGCTCACAAATCTACTTGGAAAAAGTGAATCTGAACACAAGGATGAAAGGCAGTTGATGCAGTTGGCATTAGCTGCTGCATTTAGCTTGATGGGACGTTTCATCGAAAGATGCCTAAAGGCTAGTTCTTTGAACCATTGCCCCTTGTTGCCATCAGTTCTTGTCTTTGTGGAGTGGTGCTCAAGCATTAATGACATAAGTGCAACCGATCAAAATAGTACAAGAGctatttcctattttttttatgtgtttgttcAACTTCTGAATCAACTAAAGGATGATAGAAAAGAAACCAAAAAGCATCTTGATAGATCTCCTCTGTGGGAGGATTATGAGTTGAGGGGCTTTATACCTATAGCTCATTCACATGTCTCATTGGATTTCTGTGGTAATTGGGAACACTTAGACAACTTTGAAAGTGGAATTGAATTGCGCACTGAGCGCATCAGAGCAGCAGCAATAAAGATGGCTAGCAGATCAAATACTTGGCAGAAGTGGATTACATATGATAATTTAGGAAGTAAATTTCAAGTGGTTAGACCAGATGAAGATCATGACaaggaagaaacaaaaaatgcGGAGTCCAATAGCAATAACACAAAATTGGAAGAGCATAATCGGCAATCTGAAAAAGACACAGGAGGGCATGGTAAATGGGTTAGAGAGGATAATTCAAGCAGATCCAGCACCAATGGAAAATCTTATGTGGTGGAAGAGGAGGAAGTTATTCTCTTCAGGCCTCTCACAAGGTATAATTCAGCACCATCACACCCCTCTAAGTCCACTGTTGACCAGATGTCACCAAAAgacaaggacaaccaaagcgtTCAGTCTAACGATTGTTTGCGCCGTGCTAGTTCTCTGCTTATGGCACAAAACCCAGCTCAAACTCACAGTGATCCATGGGAATTCCATGACAGAATTTTGGATTTAAGGACTGACAGATCATTCAAACAACAAGAATCTTCAACAAAGGAATCAAATGCACACACTTTTTCTGAAACCCTAATCTCTGCAGGCCCTCCTTCTCTCAATGCTTGGGTGCTTGGTAGAGGAACCTTGAGCGATTACAAAAATAATGGAACAAATGACCTTGGTGGGCAAAGGCTGCAGCCAATTGAGGAAATAGCCTCTTCATCTTTGGTCAGTCTTTCCATCAATGCAACTGAAAATTCGGTCGCAAGTTCAGTGGACGAGTCTTCAATCTACCATTATTCCCCTTCTGCTACATATTCCCTTCCAGTGCCGTCTGCTCCATTACTTCCTGACAATGCTACGTGGTTTACGGATGCACAGTCTTCTTTATCTCCTCCATTGTTTCCAGACAACTCAGATTGGAGTTCTACTTATGTACCACGTGGATATGATCCTAGATTTTCTGTTCTTTCTAATGGATACCCATCACTTGGAAGAATGACGTCTTCAGAATGGCTGCGTTGGTATAGAGAGAACTACAAACCTGAAACGACCAACAATTACATGCTACCTACTCATTTGAATACTCCTGGTCCTGTAAATTTCCTCTATCATGATACTTACAGGTTTGATCAATTTGATAGTTGGAGCAACAACAACCCTTTGTCTTCTAACCAATGA